The following proteins are co-located in the Trichormus variabilis 0441 genome:
- a CDS encoding EAL domain-containing response regulator: protein MIKILVIEDEESVRENILDLLQAEDFHTVSAANGRIGINLALAEFPDLILCDMMMPEVDGYGVLSALRQEPLTATIPFIFLTAKSAKADFRQGMDMGADDYLTKPFTRAELLSAVMNRLERQATLKKYLINQNGIKISSPKTQLLEMSLHKVIQQQKFQEFEVQYQPIVDIASGKIVAAESLLRWHSPELGFVSPSEFIPLAESTGLIVPIGQWVIANVCHQIKSWHDSGVDFLTISVNLSAMEFNKPDLIQRITESLKTNNIAPHYLEIELTESMIMQDLNSAIFTMNKLQSLGVRLAIDDFGTGYSSLIYLKNLPVNTLKIDRYFIHNVAKDKQKSAITKALVEMAHNMNMQVVAEGVETESELYFLKQNKCDAMQGFLFSRPLPAVEFENFLWNNKHLSV, encoded by the coding sequence ATGATTAAAATTTTAGTAATTGAAGATGAAGAGTCGGTCAGAGAAAATATTTTAGATTTGCTACAAGCTGAAGATTTTCATACCGTGTCTGCTGCTAATGGACGCATTGGCATAAATTTAGCACTGGCAGAATTTCCTGATTTAATCTTGTGCGATATGATGATGCCGGAAGTTGATGGATATGGAGTATTGTCAGCATTACGCCAAGAACCATTAACGGCAACTATTCCTTTTATTTTCCTAACGGCAAAATCTGCCAAGGCAGATTTCCGCCAAGGTATGGATATGGGTGCAGACGACTACCTAACTAAACCATTTACCAGGGCGGAATTACTCAGTGCGGTGATGAATCGTTTAGAAAGGCAAGCCACTTTAAAAAAGTACTTAATAAATCAAAATGGTATTAAAATCTCATCTCCAAAAACGCAGTTGTTAGAGATGAGTCTACATAAAGTTATTCAACAACAGAAATTTCAAGAGTTTGAGGTGCAATATCAGCCTATCGTTGATATTGCTTCAGGGAAAATAGTCGCGGCAGAAAGTTTATTACGTTGGCACAGTCCCGAATTAGGCTTTGTTTCTCCTTCAGAATTTATTCCATTAGCAGAGTCTACAGGTTTAATTGTGCCAATTGGTCAATGGGTAATAGCTAATGTTTGTCACCAAATTAAAAGTTGGCATGATTCTGGAGTGGATTTCTTAACCATTTCTGTGAATTTATCAGCAATGGAATTTAATAAACCAGATTTAATTCAGAGAATTACTGAATCTTTAAAAACCAATAATATAGCACCACATTATTTGGAAATAGAATTAACTGAAAGCATGATTATGCAAGACCTAAATAGTGCAATTTTTACCATGAACAAATTGCAATCTCTAGGTGTTAGGCTCGCTATTGACGATTTTGGTACAGGTTACTCTTCTTTGATTTATCTCAAGAATCTGCCAGTTAATACACTGAAAATTGACAGATACTTCATTCATAATGTTGCTAAAGATAAACAAAAATCTGCTATTACCAAAGCTTTAGTAGAAATGGCACACAATATGAATATGCAGGTAGTGGCTGAAGGTGTAGAAACAGAATCAGAACTATACTTTTTAAAACAAAATAAATGTGATGCCATGCAAGGATTTCTCTTTAGTCGTCCATTACCAGCAGTAGAATTTGAAAATTTTCTGTGGAATAATAAACATCTGTCTGTATAA
- a CDS encoding hybrid sensor histidine kinase/response regulator, whose protein sequence is MNKILVIEDDIHVRQNILDLLEGEGFNILEAHNGLLGVQLAQEEIPDLIICDVMMPELDGYEVLKVLRQCPETAIIPLIFLTAKSDKNDFRQGMEMGADDYIIKPFTRAELLAAIACRLEKHITIKQENQRKLDNLRNSIALSLPHEMRTPLNGILGFSQILMEESDSLDSQAIQEMAESIYLSGERLFSLIQNFLMYAELEVMGTDPQQIKLLQSQTTIFPNLTLMEIISEKAKKAGREADLRLELHPCNVRISTAKIAKIIEELLDNAFKFSPPGSLVQIKNQVINNCLILSFIDHGRGITAAQIAELGAYQQFERKLYEQQGSGLGLTIAKRIAELHGGKLKIHSKPQEKTIVQVALPCSQRKEDYCDNTYYQKSSIIGIRLDH, encoded by the coding sequence ATGAATAAAATTCTGGTTATTGAAGATGATATCCATGTACGCCAAAATATCTTAGATTTGTTAGAAGGTGAAGGATTTAATATACTTGAAGCGCATAATGGACTCCTTGGTGTGCAATTAGCTCAAGAAGAAATTCCTGACTTAATTATTTGTGATGTCATGATGCCGGAACTAGATGGATATGAAGTCTTAAAGGTATTACGTCAATGTCCAGAAACAGCAATAATTCCTTTAATTTTTCTAACTGCTAAGTCTGATAAAAATGACTTCCGTCAAGGTATGGAGATGGGAGCAGATGACTATATCATTAAACCTTTTACAAGAGCAGAGCTATTAGCAGCTATTGCCTGTCGATTAGAGAAACATATCACAATTAAACAAGAGAATCAAAGAAAACTAGATAATCTGCGTAACAGTATTGCTTTATCTTTGCCTCACGAAATGCGAACACCTTTAAACGGGATATTAGGCTTTTCTCAAATTCTGATGGAAGAGAGTGATAGTCTTGATTCGCAAGCAATCCAGGAAATGGCAGAATCCATCTATCTATCTGGTGAACGTCTATTTAGCTTGATTCAGAACTTTTTAATGTACGCAGAGTTAGAAGTTATGGGAACTGACCCACAGCAAATTAAATTGCTGCAAAGTCAAACTACCATATTTCCTAATCTAACACTAATGGAAATCATTAGTGAAAAAGCTAAAAAAGCAGGAAGAGAAGCCGATTTACGGTTAGAATTACATCCTTGTAATGTAAGAATTTCCACAGCTAAGATTGCTAAAATTATAGAAGAATTATTAGATAATGCTTTCAAATTTTCCCCTCCAGGTAGCCTAGTTCAAATCAAAAATCAGGTTATTAATAATTGCTTAATCTTATCATTTATCGATCATGGACGAGGAATTACAGCAGCACAAATTGCTGAATTAGGAGCGTATCAGCAATTTGAGCGTAAACTTTATGAGCAGCAAGGTTCTGGATTAGGTTTAACTATTGCTAAACGCATAGCTGAACTACATGGCGGTAAATTAAAAATTCACAGCAAGCCACAAGAAAAGACTATTGTGCAAGTAGCACTACCATGTAGCCAGCGAAAAGAAGACTATTGTGACAATACTTACTATCAAAAATCGTCAATTATAGGCATCCGACTTGATCATTGA